In Tachysurus vachellii isolate PV-2020 chromosome 3, HZAU_Pvac_v1, whole genome shotgun sequence, one genomic interval encodes:
- the xkr8.3 gene encoding XK-related protein 8.3, which yields MDSSMFPTYSWLDFTFTVVGVCTYVFDVGSDLWLAQEFFHKGDLFRFGLWLGFMLTSSLIIQMFSWFWLKYDLELKTFQTTHKHMILFGSERRLRLTCFLHVFQLGFLCRQVTAIWQGFCVWWRGEQGSEYTAYLTHDLSMLRLIETFCESTPQLSFMIYIMIVNNHARIVQYVSVIASTISIAWMVVDYHRSLRFFLPEKSNQTWLSSVIYFLWNLFLIGPRVACVSLFTSVMSCYVFVHFLLLWLVFLVWASLQGTNFMDSKAGEWLYRATVGIIWYFSWFNVMEGRTRGRSAIYHWFIMTDSAILMVTWWCYRDQEASQSYSLILLILIPLSYLIGLLVKMLYYCCFHPKLRQTQGLKKVSDVPDGLAALGMAVETDSFRPAMLNRRMARHAANFYRDTWTC from the exons ATGGACAGCTCCATGTTCCCCACATACTCGTGGCTGGATTTCACGTTCACGGTGGTCggtgtgtgtacgtacgtgttTGATGTTGGTTCGGATCTCTGGCTCGCGCAGGAGTTTTTCCACAAGGGCGATTTGTTTCGGTTCGGATTGTGGCTCGGGTTCATGCTCACTTCATCCCTGATCATCCAGATGTTCAGCTGGTTCTGGCTTAAATATGACCTGGAGCTGAAAACCttccaaacaacacacaagcATATGATTCTTTTCGGCAGTGAAAGACGCCTGAGACTGACGTGTTTCCTTCACGTGTTTCAGCTCGGCTTCTTGTGCAG GCAGGTGACAGCAATCTGGCAGGGCTTCTGCGTGTGGTGGCGAGGAGAACAGGGCTCAGAGTACACCGCCTACCTGACCCATGACCTCAGCATGCTGCGCCTGATCGAGACGTTCTGCGAGAGCACGCCCCAGCTCTCGTTCATGATCTACATCATGATCGTCAACAATCACGCCAGAATCGTCCAGT ATGTAAGCGTGATCGCGTCTACCATTTCGATAGCATGGATGGTGGTGGACTACCATCGCTCGCTGCGTTTCTTCCTCCCTGAGAAGTCCAACCAGACATGGCTGTCCTCTGTTATCTACTTCCTGTGGAACCTGTTCCTGATTGGCCCACGCGTGGCGTGCGTGTCTCTCTTTACCTCCGTCATGTCCTGTTATGTTTTTGTTCACTTCCTCTTGCTTTGGCTTGTGTTTCTGGTCTGGGCCTCTCTGCAGGGCACCAATTTCATGGACAGTAAAGCTGGAGAATGGCTGTACCGAGCCACTGTAGGCATCATCTGGTACTTCAGCTGGTTTAATGTGATGGAAGGAAGAACCAGGGGCAGGAGTGCCATCTACCACTGGTTTATCATGACCGACAGCGCAATCCTAATGGTCACATGGTGGTGCTACAGAGATCAGGAAGCGAGTCAGTCCTATTCGCTTATCCTCCTTATCCTCATTCCTCTTTCTTATCTGATAGGGCTGTTGGTTAAAATGCTCTATTACTGCTGCTTTCACCCCAAGCTGAGGCAGACCCAGGGCTTAAAGAAGGTTTCAGATGTGCCTGATGGTCTGGCGGCACTGGGTATGGCTGTAGAGACGGACTCTTTCAGACCTGCGATGTTAAACAGGAGGATGGCCAGACACGCTGCTAACTTTTACAGGGACACATGGACATGCTAG